One window of Peteryoungia desertarenae genomic DNA carries:
- a CDS encoding ABC transporter ATP-binding protein: MSGEPLLKVEGVETYYGNIRALAGVDVHVNKGEIVSLIGANGAGKSTLMMTICGSPQARSGRVIFDGEDITKQPTHLIARRRIAQSPEGRRIFPRMTVLENLQMGAGLDNMKYFQEDVEKIFAMFPRLKERQSQRGGTLSGGEQQMLSIGRALMARPKLLLLDEPSLGLAPLIVKGIFEQIKKLNKEEGLTVFLVEQNAFAALKLSDRAYVMVNGKVTMSGTGRELLADPSVRAAYLEGGHH; encoded by the coding sequence ATGTCTGGTGAACCGCTTCTCAAAGTCGAGGGTGTCGAAACCTATTACGGCAATATCCGGGCCCTCGCCGGTGTCGACGTCCATGTGAACAAGGGTGAGATCGTGTCGCTGATCGGGGCCAATGGCGCCGGCAAGTCGACCCTGATGATGACGATCTGCGGCAGCCCGCAGGCGCGCAGCGGTCGGGTTATCTTCGATGGTGAAGACATCACGAAGCAGCCGACGCATCTGATCGCCCGCCGTCGGATTGCGCAGTCCCCCGAAGGCCGTCGTATCTTCCCGCGCATGACCGTTCTGGAGAACCTCCAGATGGGTGCGGGTCTCGACAACATGAAATATTTCCAGGAAGACGTGGAGAAGATCTTTGCGATGTTCCCGCGCCTCAAGGAACGCCAGAGCCAGCGTGGCGGCACGTTGTCGGGCGGCGAGCAGCAGATGCTCTCCATTGGCCGCGCATTGATGGCGCGTCCGAAACTTCTGCTTCTTGACGAGCCGTCGCTCGGTCTCGCACCGCTGATCGTCAAGGGCATCTTCGAGCAGATCAAGAAGCTGAACAAGGAAGAGGGGCTGACCGTCTTCCTGGTGGAGCAGAATGCGTTTGCGGCGCTGAAGCTGTCCGATCGAGCCTATGTCATGGTCAACGGCAAGGTGACGATGAGCGGCACGGGCAGGGAATTGCTGGCCGATCCTTCGGTCCGGGCGGCCTATCTCGAAGGCGGCCATCATTGA
- a CDS encoding response regulator transcription factor, with product MGEANRRDIVLLVDDSPEALGFLTDALEEAGFSVLIATSGHAALSIVDRISPDVILLDAVMPGIDGFETCTRLKANPAVAQVPVIFMTGLTETEHVVKALECGGVDYLAKPINIDELRARIRVHLSNAKSAQSARVALDAAGRHLLAVRGNGTVHWTTPQASHLIDAATGASDGISAVATATAAWLIQRRPDSGQDSSFAFTSRSGQTLQLSFLGTIGTDEYLFRLTAANRHSDDELLRHRFGLTQRESEVLVWIARGKANRDIGEILGLSSRTVNKHLEQIYAKLGVENRASAAVRAAQVLHES from the coding sequence ATGGGTGAAGCCAACCGGAGAGACATCGTTCTCCTGGTGGATGACAGCCCCGAAGCGCTGGGCTTTCTGACCGATGCGCTGGAGGAAGCTGGCTTTTCCGTCCTGATCGCAACCTCCGGCCATGCCGCCCTTTCGATCGTTGACCGGATCAGTCCGGACGTGATCCTGCTCGATGCCGTCATGCCAGGGATCGACGGCTTCGAAACCTGCACGCGGCTGAAGGCAAATCCCGCCGTCGCCCAGGTTCCCGTCATCTTCATGACGGGGCTGACCGAAACCGAACATGTGGTCAAGGCGCTGGAATGCGGCGGTGTCGACTATCTGGCCAAGCCGATCAACATCGATGAGCTGCGCGCCCGCATCCGCGTCCATCTGTCGAATGCGAAATCCGCCCAGAGCGCCCGCGTGGCGCTCGACGCCGCCGGTCGCCATCTTCTGGCCGTGCGCGGCAATGGCACGGTGCACTGGACGACCCCGCAGGCGAGCCACCTGATCGATGCCGCGACCGGGGCAAGCGACGGGATCAGTGCGGTTGCCACCGCAACCGCTGCCTGGCTCATACAGCGTCGCCCGGACAGCGGACAGGACTCAAGCTTCGCCTTTACCAGCCGCAGTGGCCAGACACTGCAACTGAGCTTCCTTGGCACGATTGGGACGGACGAATACCTGTTCCGCCTGACGGCAGCCAACCGCCACAGCGACGACGAACTGCTGCGCCATCGCTTCGGCCTGACGCAGAGAGAGAGCGAAGTCCTGGTCTGGATTGCGCGCGGCAAGGCAAACCGCGACATCGGTGAAATTCTCGGCCTCTCCTCCCGCACCGTTAACAAGCATCTTGAGCAGATCTATGCCAAACTCGGTGTCGAAAACCGTGCCTCCGCTGCAGTCAGGGCAGCGCAGGTGTTGCACGAGAGCTGA
- a CDS encoding branched-chain amino acid ABC transporter substrate-binding protein, with amino-acid sequence MKKSLLSAVALSAMVAFSGNAWADILVGVAGPLTGPNAAFGAQLQKGAEQAAADINAAGGINGEMIKIVLGDDVSDAKQGVSVANKFVADGVQFVIGHFNSGVSIPASEVYAENGILQITPASTNPNFTERGLWNTFRVCGRDDQQGAVAGQYIADNFKDVKVAVVHDKTPYGQGLADETKKAMNALGVTEVIYEGITPGEKDYSALIAKMKDAGVGVVYFGGLHTEAGLIMRQMDSQGLDAVLMSGDGITSNELASIAGDAVDGTLMTFPPDPRQNPNAADAVKKFRDAGFEPEAYTLYSYAAMQVIAAAAAAAASTDPEAVATALKEKGPYTTVIGELSFDEKGDITRPDYVMYTWKKGEDGKYSYFQNM; translated from the coding sequence ATGAAGAAGTCTCTCCTCTCGGCAGTCGCGCTGTCGGCGATGGTCGCCTTCAGCGGCAATGCCTGGGCTGACATTCTCGTCGGCGTAGCCGGTCCTCTGACCGGCCCTAACGCTGCTTTCGGTGCACAGCTCCAGAAGGGTGCTGAACAGGCTGCTGCCGACATCAATGCTGCTGGCGGCATCAACGGCGAAATGATCAAGATCGTTCTCGGTGACGACGTTTCCGACGCCAAGCAGGGCGTTTCGGTTGCCAACAAATTCGTTGCCGACGGCGTCCAGTTCGTCATCGGTCACTTCAACTCGGGCGTTTCGATCCCGGCTTCTGAAGTCTATGCCGAAAACGGCATCCTTCAGATCACGCCTGCTTCGACCAACCCGAACTTCACCGAGCGTGGCCTCTGGAACACCTTCCGCGTTTGCGGTCGTGACGACCAGCAGGGTGCTGTTGCCGGCCAGTACATCGCCGACAACTTCAAGGACGTGAAGGTTGCTGTCGTTCACGACAAGACGCCTTACGGTCAGGGTCTGGCTGACGAAACCAAGAAGGCCATGAATGCTCTCGGCGTGACGGAAGTCATCTATGAAGGCATCACCCCCGGTGAGAAGGACTATTCGGCCCTGATCGCCAAGATGAAGGATGCCGGTGTTGGCGTTGTCTACTTCGGTGGTCTTCACACCGAAGCTGGCCTGATCATGCGCCAGATGGACAGCCAGGGCCTCGACGCCGTTCTGATGTCGGGTGACGGCATCACCTCGAACGAACTTGCTTCGATTGCCGGTGACGCAGTTGACGGCACGCTGATGACCTTCCCGCCGGATCCGCGCCAGAACCCGAACGCTGCTGATGCAGTGAAGAAGTTCCGCGACGCTGGCTTCGAGCCGGAAGCCTACACGCTCTACTCCTACGCTGCGATGCAGGTCATTGCTGCAGCCGCTGCTGCTGCCGCTTCGACCGATCCGGAAGCTGTCGCAACCGCGCTGAAGGAAAAGGGTCCGTACACGACCGTCATCGGCGAGCTGAGCTTCGACGAAAAGGGCGACATCACCCGTCCGGACTACGTCATGTACACCTGGAAGAAGGGCGAGGACGGCAAGTACTCGTACTTCCAGAACATGTAA
- the livM gene encoding high-affinity branched-chain amino acid ABC transporter permease LivM encodes MARAVKEGLFAGLLALGMFSLYIGIKTDQNMANELIWYPRWGLLATFVAIAAVGRFLMVAFLVPWYAGRKARKVTGKLPAHEIDAKPGFIKTHFLKIALVALILYPPVIVMLTGFQGSLKYVDNLGIQILIYVMLAWGLNIVVGLAGLLDLGYVAFYAVGAYSYALLAQNFGLSFWILLPLAGILAAFWGIILGFPVLRLRGDYLAIVTLAFGEIIRLVLINWQDVTKGTFGISSIPKATLFGIEFNASPDGFAKMFDLPMSSAYYKIYLFYIILALCCLTAYVTIKLRRMPIGRAWEALREDEIACRSLGINTVTTKLTAFAIGAMFGGFAGSFFAARQGFVSPESFVFLESAVILAIVVLGGMGSLTGIAVAAIVMIGGTELLREMQFLKQIFGPDFTPELYRMLIFGLAMVIVMLFKPRGFVGSRQPTAFLKEQKAVSGSFTKEGHG; translated from the coding sequence ATGGCGCGTGCCGTCAAGGAAGGCCTGTTCGCCGGCCTTCTCGCCCTTGGCATGTTCAGCCTCTATATCGGCATCAAGACCGACCAGAACATGGCGAACGAGCTCATCTGGTACCCGCGCTGGGGCTTGCTGGCGACCTTCGTTGCCATCGCGGCTGTTGGTCGCTTCCTCATGGTCGCTTTCCTGGTGCCATGGTATGCGGGCCGCAAGGCGCGCAAGGTCACCGGCAAGCTGCCGGCGCACGAGATTGATGCCAAGCCGGGCTTCATCAAGACGCACTTTCTGAAGATCGCTCTCGTCGCGCTGATCCTCTATCCGCCGGTCATCGTCATGCTGACGGGCTTCCAGGGATCGCTGAAGTATGTCGACAACCTGGGCATCCAGATCCTGATCTACGTGATGCTGGCCTGGGGTCTCAACATCGTCGTCGGTCTTGCCGGTCTGCTCGATCTTGGCTACGTGGCCTTCTATGCGGTCGGAGCCTATTCCTACGCGCTGCTTGCCCAGAATTTTGGTCTGTCCTTCTGGATTCTCCTGCCACTGGCAGGCATTCTGGCGGCCTTCTGGGGCATCATTCTCGGTTTCCCTGTCTTGCGATTGCGAGGAGACTACCTCGCAATCGTGACACTGGCCTTTGGCGAAATCATTCGTCTGGTCCTGATCAACTGGCAGGACGTCACCAAGGGAACCTTCGGTATCTCCAGCATTCCGAAGGCAACCCTGTTTGGCATCGAATTCAACGCTTCGCCGGACGGTTTTGCCAAGATGTTCGATCTGCCGATGTCGTCGGCCTACTACAAGATCTATCTCTTCTACATCATCCTGGCGCTGTGCTGCCTGACAGCCTATGTCACGATCAAGCTCCGTCGCATGCCGATCGGTCGGGCCTGGGAAGCGCTGCGTGAAGACGAGATTGCCTGCCGTTCGCTCGGCATCAATACCGTCACGACAAAGCTGACCGCCTTTGCGATCGGCGCGATGTTCGGTGGATTTGCCGGCTCTTTCTTCGCCGCCCGTCAAGGCTTCGTTTCGCCTGAAAGCTTCGTGTTCCTTGAGTCGGCCGTCATCCTTGCGATTGTCGTTCTCGGTGGCATGGGCTCATTGACGGGCATTGCGGTTGCGGCCATCGTCATGATCGGCGGGACGGAGCTTCTGCGTGAAATGCAGTTCCTGAAGCAGATCTTCGGACCCGATTTCACACCGGAACTCTACCGTATGCTGATCTTTGGTCTGGCAATGGTCATTGTCATGCTGTTCAAGCCGCGTGGCTTTGTTGGCAGTCGACAGCCGACGGCGTTCCTCAAGGAGCAAAAGGCCGTTTCAGGCAGCTTCACCAAGGAAGGTCACGGCTGA
- a CDS encoding ABC transporter ATP-binding protein translates to MKNDTILSVEHLSMRFGGLMAINDLSFQAKRGEITALIGPNGAGKTTVFNCITGFYKPTMGMITMHHSSGKDYLLERLDDFQITKTAKVARTFQNIRLFTGLTVLENLLVAQHNMLMKASGYTIMGLLGMPAYKRAAEEAIGKARVWLEKADLIERADDPAGDLPYGAQRRLEICRAMCTGPELLCLDEPAAGLNPKESLALNQLLKSIRDEGTSLLLIEHDMSVVMQISDHVVVLEYGQKISDGTPDHVKNDPKVIAAYLGVEDEELDEAIHEVEAVAGETK, encoded by the coding sequence ATGAAAAATGATACAATCCTCAGTGTCGAGCATCTTTCGATGCGGTTTGGTGGCCTGATGGCCATCAACGACCTGTCCTTCCAGGCCAAGCGTGGGGAAATCACGGCCCTGATTGGCCCCAATGGCGCGGGCAAGACGACCGTGTTCAACTGCATCACGGGGTTCTACAAGCCGACGATGGGCATGATCACCATGCACCATTCTTCCGGCAAGGATTACCTCCTCGAGCGCTTGGATGATTTCCAGATCACCAAGACCGCGAAGGTTGCCCGTACCTTCCAGAACATCCGTCTTTTTACGGGTCTGACAGTTCTGGAAAACCTGCTTGTCGCGCAGCACAACATGCTGATGAAGGCGTCCGGCTATACGATCATGGGTCTGTTGGGTATGCCAGCTTACAAGCGGGCTGCCGAAGAGGCCATCGGAAAGGCCAGGGTCTGGCTTGAAAAGGCCGATCTGATCGAGCGTGCGGATGATCCGGCTGGCGATCTTCCCTATGGTGCTCAGCGCCGTCTGGAAATCTGCCGGGCCATGTGCACAGGGCCGGAGCTTCTGTGCCTGGACGAGCCGGCCGCGGGCCTCAATCCAAAGGAATCGCTCGCGCTCAATCAGTTGCTGAAGAGCATTCGTGACGAGGGGACATCGTTGCTGCTTATCGAGCACGACATGTCTGTTGTCATGCAGATCTCCGATCACGTCGTCGTTCTGGAATATGGTCAGAAGATCTCTGACGGTACGCCGGATCACGTGAAGAACGACCCGAAGGTCATTGCGGCCTATCTGGGTGTCGAGGATGAAGAATTGGATGAAGCAATCCACGAAGTCGAAGCTGTTGCCGGGGAGACGAAATAA
- a CDS encoding hybrid sensor histidine kinase/response regulator encodes MPARQRIIPVRREYNRWVANQTLEDYALRFTAKSARKFSSSRISHTAIGAISFLALEAIGGTITIAYGTTNAFFAIVVAAIIMLLVGVPISRYAIRHGVDIDLLTRGAGFGYMGSTLTSLIYAGFTFMLFAIEAAIMTTALELAFGIPLWLGYIISSVIVLPLVTHGVKMISRFQLITQPFWIVLNILPFIFIAFLDWEKIELWRAFAGVDHSNTGLNQTAPFDLVEFGAASAIILALMPQIGEQVDFLRFLPPEGARKFRHKVAIFLAGSGWVVLGVPKLLAGSFLAVLTLSTGVPISEAADPAHMYVAAFGYMIPNETAVLLLMAGFVVISQLKINVMNAYAGSLAWSNFFSRLTHSHPGRVVWLVFNVAIALLLMELGIYGLLEETLGIFSIIAMSWLCAISADLFINKRLGLSPPGIEFKRAHLYDINPVGCGTMALAAAIALAAHFGAFGELMASMATFLTLLAFVISPVIAWATDGKYYLARKPRQSWKNLTNITCSICEHPFEPEDMAWCPAYAAPICSLCCTLDSRCHDMCKPHAKINAQATTVARTFLPQSVIETLSTRLGRYALTAMMSISMIGGILALIAHQVNAASPEMADVVNRTVTVVFFIFAIIAGIVSWFYVLAHDSRVVAEEESSRQNTLLLKEIAAHQKTDAALQYAKETAEAANRAKSRYVVGLSHELRTPLNAVLGYAQILERDETIPVPRQSAIKVIRRSADHLSGLIDGLLDISKIEAGRLQVFSNEVNIQDFLDQLVDMFTPQATAKGLNFVHIRSKNLPLYVRTDERRIRQILVNLLSNAIKFTEEGEVRFEVSYRSQVATFTISDTGRGIPEKDLKRIYEPFQRGEADSVKPKPGLGLGLTITKLLTNTMGGEISVTSEIDKGSSFKVRLMLSAIDRPNTAPAPERRIVSYTGPRRTIVVVDDNEDHRDLMREVLAPLDFVIMTANGGPECLTLVEGMKADLFLVDISMPGMNGWQLVEKLREAGQKAPMIMLSANVGDAPAPGGEGHDDALAKPVDISRLRDKLAMFLGLEWIYADDPRLAAPDLATIMSAAPKSPGSQHLDELIRLTEIGYVRGIEAKLSELAGEQDNMNFVSSARSYVQSFDLAGLLTFLTSIRSDKEQVDG; translated from the coding sequence ATGCCGGCACGCCAACGCATTATCCCTGTCCGCCGCGAGTATAACCGCTGGGTCGCGAACCAGACGCTGGAAGACTATGCCCTGCGTTTTACGGCCAAGAGCGCCCGCAAGTTTTCCTCCAGCCGCATTTCCCATACGGCGATCGGCGCGATTTCCTTTCTGGCGCTGGAGGCGATCGGCGGCACCATTACCATTGCCTATGGCACCACGAACGCCTTTTTCGCGATCGTCGTTGCCGCCATCATCATGTTGCTCGTCGGCGTGCCGATCAGTCGCTATGCAATCCGCCACGGGGTCGATATCGACCTTCTGACGCGCGGCGCCGGCTTCGGCTATATGGGCTCAACGCTGACCTCGCTGATCTATGCGGGCTTCACCTTCATGCTCTTTGCCATCGAGGCCGCGATCATGACGACGGCGCTGGAACTCGCCTTCGGCATACCACTCTGGCTTGGCTACATCATCTCATCGGTCATCGTGCTGCCGCTCGTGACCCATGGCGTCAAGATGATTTCCCGTTTTCAGCTGATCACCCAGCCCTTCTGGATCGTCCTCAACATCCTGCCTTTCATTTTCATAGCCTTCCTCGACTGGGAGAAGATCGAGCTGTGGCGCGCCTTTGCCGGTGTCGATCATTCAAATACGGGGCTGAACCAGACCGCACCTTTTGACCTTGTGGAATTTGGCGCGGCCTCCGCGATCATTCTCGCCCTGATGCCACAGATCGGCGAACAGGTGGATTTCCTGCGCTTCCTGCCGCCCGAGGGCGCGCGGAAGTTCCGTCATAAGGTGGCAATCTTCCTGGCGGGTTCGGGCTGGGTCGTGCTTGGCGTCCCGAAGCTGCTGGCCGGCTCCTTCCTTGCAGTTCTGACACTGTCGACCGGCGTGCCGATCTCCGAAGCCGCCGACCCTGCCCATATGTATGTCGCAGCCTTCGGCTACATGATCCCGAACGAGACGGCTGTTCTCCTCCTGATGGCGGGTTTCGTAGTCATTTCGCAGTTGAAGATCAATGTGATGAACGCCTATGCGGGCTCGCTCGCCTGGTCGAACTTCTTCTCCCGCCTGACCCACAGCCATCCCGGCCGTGTCGTCTGGCTGGTCTTCAATGTCGCGATTGCCCTCCTCCTGATGGAACTTGGCATTTATGGGCTGCTGGAAGAAACGCTCGGCATTTTCTCCATCATTGCCATGAGCTGGCTTTGCGCCATCTCCGCCGACCTTTTCATCAACAAGCGCCTCGGCCTGTCTCCGCCTGGTATCGAATTCAAGCGCGCCCATCTTTACGATATCAACCCGGTCGGCTGCGGCACCATGGCGCTCGCCGCGGCAATCGCGCTCGCCGCCCATTTCGGCGCTTTCGGCGAGTTGATGGCCTCCATGGCCACCTTCCTGACGCTGCTTGCCTTCGTGATCTCGCCAGTGATCGCCTGGGCGACCGATGGCAAATACTATCTCGCCCGCAAGCCCCGCCAGAGCTGGAAGAACCTGACGAACATCACCTGCTCGATCTGCGAACATCCCTTCGAGCCGGAAGACATGGCCTGGTGTCCTGCTTACGCAGCGCCCATCTGCTCGCTCTGCTGTACGCTTGACAGCCGCTGCCATGACATGTGCAAGCCACATGCCAAGATCAACGCGCAGGCAACCACCGTCGCGCGGACATTCCTGCCTCAATCCGTCATCGAGACGCTCTCGACCCGCCTGGGCCGCTATGCCCTGACGGCCATGATGTCGATCTCCATGATCGGCGGCATTCTGGCGCTGATTGCCCATCAGGTGAATGCCGCAAGCCCCGAAATGGCTGATGTGGTCAACCGCACGGTCACAGTCGTCTTCTTCATCTTCGCCATCATCGCCGGCATCGTTTCCTGGTTCTATGTACTGGCCCATGACAGCCGGGTTGTGGCCGAAGAGGAATCTTCCCGCCAGAACACGCTGCTTCTGAAGGAAATCGCCGCCCACCAGAAGACGGACGCGGCCCTCCAGTACGCCAAGGAAACAGCCGAAGCCGCGAACCGTGCCAAGAGCCGCTATGTCGTCGGCCTCAGCCACGAATTGCGCACGCCGCTCAACGCCGTTCTCGGCTATGCCCAGATCCTGGAACGGGACGAGACGATCCCGGTGCCGCGCCAGTCGGCAATCAAGGTGATCCGCCGCTCAGCGGACCATCTTTCCGGCCTGATCGACGGGCTGCTCGACATTTCGAAGATAGAGGCCGGCCGCCTCCAGGTCTTTTCGAATGAGGTCAATATCCAGGACTTCCTCGACCAGCTGGTCGACATGTTCACGCCGCAGGCAACCGCCAAGGGGCTGAATTTCGTCCATATCCGCTCAAAGAACCTGCCGCTCTATGTCCGCACCGACGAGCGCCGCATCCGCCAGATCCTCGTCAATCTCCTGTCGAATGCCATCAAGTTCACCGAGGAAGGTGAGGTTCGCTTCGAGGTCAGCTATCGCAGCCAGGTCGCGACCTTCACGATTTCCGACACCGGACGCGGTATTCCGGAGAAAGATCTGAAGCGGATCTACGAGCCCTTCCAGCGTGGCGAGGCCGATAGCGTCAAGCCGAAACCAGGCCTGGGTCTTGGCCTGACCATCACCAAGCTCCTGACCAACACCATGGGTGGCGAAATCTCGGTGACCAGCGAGATCGACAAGGGGTCGAGCTTCAAGGTCAGGCTGATGCTCTCGGCGATCGACCGACCGAATACGGCCCCTGCCCCGGAGCGACGGATCGTATCCTATACCGGCCCACGCCGGACCATCGTTGTTGTCGATGACAATGAGGATCATCGCGACCTGATGCGCGAGGTTCTGGCGCCACTCGATTTCGTCATAATGACGGCCAATGGTGGCCCCGAATGCCTGACATTGGTGGAAGGTATGAAGGCGGACCTCTTCCTCGTCGATATCTCCATGCCGGGCATGAATGGCTGGCAACTGGTGGAAAAACTGCGCGAAGCCGGACAAAAGGCTCCCATGATCATGCTCTCCGCCAATGTCGGCGACGCACCGGCTCCCGGTGGCGAGGGGCATGATGACGCCCTTGCCAAGCCGGTGGACATCTCCCGCTTGCGCGACAAGCTGGCAATGTTCCTCGGGCTGGAATGGATCTATGCCGACGATCCTCGCCTTGCTGCACCTGATCTGGCCACGATCATGTCGGCTGCGCCGAAATCTCCCGGAAGCCAGCATCTGGATGAGTTGATCCGCCTGACCGAAATCGGCTATGTGCGCGGCATAGAGGCCAAGCTCAGCGAGCTGGCGGGAGAGCAGGACAACATGAACTTCGTCTCGAGTGCCAGAAGCTATGTCCAGTCCTTTGATCTCGCCGGTCTTTTGACCTTTCTGACATCAATACGGTCAGACAAGGAGCAGGTCGATGGGTGA
- a CDS encoding GNAT family N-acetyltransferase, translating to MIRRATRADIDRIFEIRNNVRENRLSDPSKVTVADVEWFIDHPGIYLWVEDDTIAGFSAADPRNGSIWALFLDERFEGRGIGRTLLEQACEVLQASGWNRIWLTTGPGTRAEQLYRKAGWECLGQEADELRFERCL from the coding sequence ATGATCCGCAGGGCGACGCGAGCCGACATCGATCGGATTTTTGAAATTCGCAACAATGTCCGTGAAAACCGCTTGTCCGATCCGTCCAAGGTGACGGTTGCCGATGTCGAGTGGTTCATCGACCATCCCGGCATCTATCTCTGGGTCGAAGATGACACGATCGCCGGCTTCTCCGCCGCCGATCCACGCAATGGATCTATCTGGGCGCTCTTTCTGGATGAGCGGTTCGAAGGACGCGGGATCGGTCGCACCTTGCTGGAGCAAGCCTGTGAGGTGCTGCAGGCATCCGGCTGGAACCGTATCTGGCTCACCACCGGTCCCGGCACGCGCGCCGAACAGCTTTACCGCAAGGCAGGCTGGGAATGCCTCGGCCAGGAGGCGGACGAATTGCGGTTCGAGCGCTGCCTCTGA
- a CDS encoding DUF6867 family protein, with amino-acid sequence MQGLFFESDTTVRIVLRVMVMLIGFWTAWRTGRAVAESWQSYGTVVFYTLGLGLVMRFLHFSLFSGPFISPFYYVIDVVTLLVFALAGFQSRRATQMADNYYWLYERTSYFSWKKKD; translated from the coding sequence ATGCAAGGCTTGTTTTTTGAAAGTGACACCACCGTTCGCATCGTATTGCGGGTGATGGTGATGTTAATTGGCTTCTGGACCGCCTGGCGTACCGGGCGTGCCGTAGCCGAGAGCTGGCAGAGCTATGGTACGGTCGTGTTTTACACGCTCGGACTTGGGCTCGTCATGCGCTTCCTGCATTTCTCGCTGTTTTCGGGTCCCTTCATCAGCCCGTTCTACTACGTCATTGACGTCGTAACACTACTGGTCTTCGCCTTGGCTGGATTCCAGTCTCGGCGGGCGACCCAAATGGCCGATAACTATTATTGGCTCTATGAAAGAACTTCCTATTTCTCGTGGAAGAAGAAAGATTGA
- the urtA gene encoding urea ABC transporter substrate-binding protein, whose translation MTFKMKLTGALMGAMLSTTAFHGAFAQEDTIKIGVLHSLSGTMAISETTLKDAVLMLVEEQNKKGGVLGKKLEAVVVDPASDWPLFAEKARELISKDQVAAVFGCWTSSSRKSVLPVFEELNSILFYPVQYEGEESSRNIFYTGAAPNQQAIPAVDYLAEGEGVERWVLAGTDYVYPQTTNKILKAYLMSKGVAEEDIMINYTPFGHSDWQTIVSDIKKFGSEGKKTAVVSTINGDANVPFYKELANQGIKAEDIPVVAFSVGEEELAGLDTAPLVGHLAAWNYFQSVDTEANAEFIETWHAFTGDTKRVTNDPMEATYIGFNAWVKAVEAAGTTETDAVLDTIIGVTVPNLSGGYATVMPNHHITKPVLIGEIQADGQFEIVQETPAVVGDEWSDYLPDSKDLIADWRKPMECGNFNVATGKCGGKGS comes from the coding sequence ATGACATTCAAGATGAAGCTTACAGGCGCTCTGATGGGCGCAATGCTGTCGACCACGGCCTTCCACGGCGCATTTGCTCAGGAAGACACGATCAAGATCGGCGTCCTGCACTCGCTGTCGGGCACGATGGCCATTTCAGAAACGACGCTGAAGGACGCTGTCCTGATGCTCGTTGAAGAGCAGAACAAGAAGGGCGGCGTTCTCGGCAAGAAGCTCGAAGCCGTCGTCGTCGACCCCGCTTCCGACTGGCCGCTCTTTGCCGAAAAGGCGCGCGAATTGATCTCCAAGGATCAGGTTGCCGCCGTTTTCGGTTGCTGGACCTCGTCTTCGCGCAAGTCCGTCCTGCCGGTCTTCGAAGAACTGAATTCGATCCTTTTCTATCCGGTCCAGTACGAGGGTGAAGAATCCTCGCGCAATATCTTCTACACGGGTGCTGCTCCGAACCAGCAGGCAATCCCGGCAGTTGACTATCTCGCCGAGGGCGAAGGCGTCGAGCGTTGGGTTCTGGCCGGTACCGACTACGTCTATCCGCAGACGACCAACAAGATCCTCAAGGCCTATCTGATGTCCAAGGGCGTTGCCGAAGAAGACATCATGATCAACTACACGCCCTTCGGTCACTCCGACTGGCAGACCATCGTTTCCGACATCAAGAAGTTCGGCTCCGAAGGCAAGAAGACCGCCGTCGTCTCCACGATCAACGGTGACGCCAACGTTCCTTTCTACAAGGAACTGGCCAACCAGGGCATCAAGGCTGAAGACATTCCGGTCGTAGCCTTCTCCGTCGGTGAAGAAGAGCTTGCCGGTCTCGACACCGCACCGCTCGTCGGTCACCTGGCTGCCTGGAACTACTTCCAGTCTGTCGACACCGAAGCCAATGCCGAATTCATCGAAACCTGGCATGCCTTTACCGGAGACACCAAGCGCGTCACCAATGACCCGATGGAAGCCACCTATATCGGCTTCAACGCATGGGTGAAGGCCGTCGAAGCAGCCGGCACGACCGAAACCGATGCCGTTCTCGACACGATCATCGGCGTGACCGTGCCGAACCTCTCCGGCGGCTATGCCACCGTGATGCCGAACCACCACATCACCAAGCCTGTCCTGATCGGTGAAATCCAGGCCGATGGCCAGTTCGAAATCGTCCAGGAGACCCCGGCTGTCGTTGGCGACGAGTGGTCCGACTACCTGCCTGACTCCAAGGATCTGATCGCTGATTGGCGCAAGCCGATGGAATGCGGCAACTTCAACGTTGCCACCGGCAAGTGCGGCGGCAAGGGCAGCTGA